The stretch of DNA CACTTTGCATGAAGGAATCAAAATACATCGTGCCGTTATGTCCACCGTGAAAAAAACTTGTGGAATATCCCTGTTGTCCTAACAAAGTCCCGAGGCCTAAAAAATAATTCGAAGTAAAGTGCGAAGAAATAAACGGCTCAGCCATCAATGCCGGAATGCCTCCCATGATCGCGCCCACGCCTTCAATGGATCTTCGCCCGTTAGCATACCCATTTCGGAAAACCAATGCGTTCTGGCTAAGACGATCTAAAAACGGCGTGTAGGATTTGCCGTTATGAGGCCCAAGATACTCTTCGCCAAAACTTTCTAGCATGATAATGACGATGTTTTGTTTTTGGGTCGGACGTTTGCCTTCCATATGGGAAGGCCCCAAAGAACCATTTAAAAGAGAAAGCATTTCTTCTTTATCGCTGAAATACTTTTCTTGTTTTAAGGTCTGTGCTCCGTAACTTTTAATCAGCGTGAATGTCGAATTTAAAACAAGGTTATTTAATAACGGGGCGGTGAAGACGTTGGCACTCACAAAGTTCACCGGTTTTTTCTGTAGGCCTCCACGAATTCCGATGACGGCAAGAGCAATACAGCCCAAACAAATCAAAGCATGCCCCATCCCCGCTTTAACTTTTTTGCCAGGAGAAAGTTCTTTGAACCAATAAAGATTTTTGGGCGTGCGGCGCAGAACTGCCACGACAGTGATCACAAAAAAGATCACGAGCAAGGTGTTGATCAGAAAAAGCAGCCAGTAACTGGCCACAAAGTTCCAAAATTTACCCGGCACTTCATTGGCGATAAAAAGACCGTCATAAGAAAAACGACGGCCCACAAAATTGATAAATTCGGTATCCACCAAATTCAGAACCAAAAATGGGACATGTAAAAGACAGAAAAAAAACCCCGTCACCCACATCCAAGCGCGATTCCCATTTTTGGGCCAAGGAAAGAAGGAGAGTAGCAAAATCGGCGCTGACACCGAAAGAACCCCGGCGATATCAAATCGCAGTCCCACCACGAAAGACCACAAAATATCGAGGAAAGGTTTGGTTTTAAACAAAGCCCAGTTCCAAATAAGGAACTCGGCACGGGCAAAGGAGTAAAAAACCAAGGCTACCAGAGCCAAAGAGAAGACTTTCAAGGGGCGATATGACGGTCCAAACATGGGGACCACTCTATCCTTAATACAATGCATCATTCAAGATGACTTAAGGGAGGGTTTTTGTTACTTTCCCCCTCCTATGACACCAGTACAAATGAAAGAGCGCTTAGAACAGAATTACCCCGATTGCAAAGTCGAGGTTTACGACTTAACCGGAACTCAGGATCACTATGAAGTTTTCGTGGAAAGCCCGGTGTTTGCTGGCCTGTCTCGCATTCAGCAACATCAGCATGTGATGGCCTGCTTTGGTCCAGAATTAAAAACGGGAGAGGTTCATGCGCTCTCAATTAAGACTAAAATTAAATAATTAATTAAAGAGGTATCTCATGTCTACGACTCACGACAAAATCAAGGGTATTTTGGATCAAAACAAAGTTGTTCTTTTTATGAAAGGAACACAACAGTTCCCGATGTGTGGTTTTTCTGCGCGTGCTTGCGCCATCTTGCAGGACATCGGTGTGCAATTTCACGATGTGAACGTGCTTGAAGACGAAGAAATTCGTTCCGGCATCAAAGAGTTCGGCAACTGGCCCACTATTCCACAACTTTACATCAACCAACAACTGGTCGGTGGTTCTGACATCATGATGGAAATGTACCAATCTGGTGAACTGCAAGAGCTTTTAAAATAACATGAGATGTAATGTTGCCCTGTGGGACCGCATCCTCCGCTTTGTTTTTGGCGTTTTGCTGACGGCATACGCCATCGCGGGTGGTCCGTTTTGGGCGTACATCGGTCTCTACGGTCTGGTCACCTCTGCTTGGGGCTTGTGTCCGGCCTACGCCTTCTTTAGAATCAGAACATTAAGAGATTATCACCGCAGTGTCCCCGACGAAGAATAGGAGGGTCCATGTTACCGCAGGCCTTTTCGGAAATTGATTTTTTAGCCAAAGACCAAATCAAAACCGACGAAGAGAGCTTGAAGTACTGGGGTAAAGATTGGACCACTTATTTTGATATCAAAGCTTCCGCCATTCTTTTTCCGCGCACCGCGGATGACGTTGTTAAAACTGTAAAATGGGCCCGCAAAAATAAAATCGCATTAGTCCCTTCAGGGGGCCGCACCGGCCTTTCCGGCTCCGCGGTCGCCACTCAAGGTGAAGTCGTCGTTTCTTTTGATCAAATGAATAAAATCAAAGATTTCAGCCCGGTGGATCAATCCGTGGTGATTGAACCCGGCGTGGTCACTGAAGCCTTGCAAGAATTTGCGCACAAACAAGGTCTCTTTTATCCTGTGGATTTTGCCGCGACGGGTTCATCGCAAATGGGTGGAAATATTTCCACCAATGCCGGCGGTATCAAGGTCGTTCGTTATGGTTTAACTCGTGACTGGGTGATTGGCTTAAAAGTTGTGACTGGCACAGGCGAGCTTTTGGAGCTGAATAACGGTTTGGTAAAGAATGCCACAGGCTATGATCTGCGCCATTTATTTATTGGTGCCGAAGGTACCTTGGGCTTTATCGTGGAAGCGACAATCAAATTGGCCCCAGCACCTCCGCCAATGAAAGTGTTAGTGATGGCAGTCCCCGGTTTAGATTCCGTGATGAAGATCTTTGCCGAATTTAAAACTAAAACTTCGCTCGTCGCATTTGAAATGTTTTCGGACAAAGCTTTAGCAAAAGTTTTAGAAAATACAGGATTAGCGGCTCCATTAGAAACGCAAAGTCCATTTTATGTTTTAGCGGAAGTTGAAACTCGCAATGAACAAGATGAAGAACATGCCTTGGGCGTTTTTGAAAAATGCCTTGAAGAATCTTGGGTCACAGATGGAGTGATCTCGCAGTCGGAAGTGCAGGCCGCCACATTCTGGCGCTATCGCGAAGACATTTCTGAGTCGTTAGCGAAATACTCTCCATACAAAAACGATATTGCGGTGACGATTTCAAAAGTGCCAAACTTTATGGCCGATCTTGATAAGATTTTGGCCAGCGCCTATCCCACCTGGGAGGTGGTATGGTTCGGGCATATCGGCGATGGCAATTTGCACATCAATATCTTACGTCCCCCAGGAATGAGCAAAGAAGAATTCGTCAAAGAATGCCGCAAAGTGGACGTCATGGTTTTTGATGCCGTTAAGAAAAATCAAGGATCCATTTCGGCGGAACACGGCGTGGGACTGACTAAAAAATCATTCTTAAATTATACACGCTCCGAAGCCGAGATCGGCTTTATGCGCGGGATTAAAAAAGTTTTTGATCCAGACAATATTATGAACCCAGGAAAAGTTATTTAGAATTCTGGCTTGTTTGGCGCGGTTCAAAAAGAAACGAAGCCCAATAAAAAGGCCTGCTCATCAACCGGAAGCGAGTTTTTAAAAAAGCTTCGTGTTGGTGCCAAATGCCGTGCCGCTGAATTAAAAGCTCTCCGTTTTTTCCCAAAGCTAAACGCTGACCATTGACGTAAACAATCGTTTTAAAGTCTTTAAGAACGTTATCAATAGTCTTTACGTCCACGACCCGACCATAAATGGTACTGACTTTGTATAAATTCTGATGCTCATCCAGAAGAAAAATGGCGGCGTCTGTTCCTTGCCCCGCCTCCATAAAATCAAAAGTCTGAATTACTTTAAATGGCAGGGCCGTTCTTTGCTCAAAAGAAGTTCCGGCATAACTGATTATCTCATGCTCGGTGATGACAAAGCCAGCCAACAGACCGTCATTAAAAATTCTCAAGACCCGAGGCTTCTGGCTTTGCGGCAGTGAATTAAAACTTGCGGCGTAAGATCCAAGACTGATCCTTTTTTGAAATGAGCTTGATAAAACGTCCACGCTATAAGAGTCCCCTTCCGACAAGGGAAAAGCGCTAAGAGTGGTTAAACGACTCACTAAGTTTTCTTGCCGATGATCCACTTTCCGTACCGGATAAAGCTTCCAAGAACTAGGATCTAAAACAAACCCCTGATCATGCTGATCAACGAGATAAAGACCGCGCAGTTCGTGCGAAAATAGAGGCTTATTGAATTTTTCATTCGCTAAAACCAGGGCTGCTGACTTGGCTTGGCTTCTTTCCAATTTAGAAATTATTCCCTCTGGCAAGGCCGCAAAACGTGCCAGGGCCTCCATTTCAACCGCATAGCCACCGGCTTCTTCTCTAGATCCATCACAAGCACCTTTGGATGCTTTATTTCTGCCCTGTGCACAAGTGACATGAGGATAATAATGAGCATTTTCATCGAGATGCCGGACCTCATGAATGAGAGTGGCCGCCCTTTCTATGGATGAATGTATCGCGGTGTTGAAATAATCCGGACAAAGATGGATGGCGCCAGGGCTTTCTTCCTTCACGTAAGCCAATTGTTCAGGTTCACATTTTGCGACTTTCACAATGGTTTTTACTGCCGAACTTATGTAAGACCAAATGTTTTCGGGAAGCACATTCTGATCTAATGGATTCGTGGTGGCTGGAAGTTTCGTGTACTTTAAAAATAACAATGTAGAGGCTAATTTGTAATCGACAGATTCAGGCGAGCACAACTGCTCTAAGTCTAATTCTGGACGAAAATGAAACTGCTTTTGTAACTGAACCACTGCGGTGACCGGAAGACACATCGCCGAGGCCCACGAACCACTCAAAATCACAAAAACGAAAATCAAGAAGTGTCTTATTTTGAGACGCTTTTTCATCAGGCGCGTAATTTGGTGGTCACTTGGCCATTTAGTACATGCAACAGAATCATTATAAAGCAAAAGAGAGTCAAGAAGGCGCATGCCTTCTTGATCTGCAAACCTTAAACCACCACTCGTATATGAGTTCTTTAAGCGGCACGTCCCTCGACGATGCCGCGCAAGTCTTGCACCAATCCCGTAAGAACTTCGCCTTGACCTTCCATCTTTTTGGAAGACTCCGCCACCTCATGCGAAGAACTGGCATTGCCCTGGGAGGCTTGGTCCAATAGGTTCATCGCTTTAGAAATCTGCTCTAATCCGCGGAACTGTTCATCGCTGCCGTCAGCAATATCAGTATTCAAAGCCGCCACTTTCTTCACCGAGGAAAGAATTTCCCGAAGAGCATCGCCACTGCCTGTCGCGATGTTCGCCCCTT from Bdellovibrio bacteriovorus encodes:
- a CDS encoding M35 family metallo-endopeptidase; amino-acid sequence: MKKRLKIRHFLIFVFVILSGSWASAMCLPVTAVVQLQKQFHFRPELDLEQLCSPESVDYKLASTLLFLKYTKLPATTNPLDQNVLPENIWSYISSAVKTIVKVAKCEPEQLAYVKEESPGAIHLCPDYFNTAIHSSIERAATLIHEVRHLDENAHYYPHVTCAQGRNKASKGACDGSREEAGGYAVEMEALARFAALPEGIISKLERSQAKSAALVLANEKFNKPLFSHELRGLYLVDQHDQGFVLDPSSWKLYPVRKVDHRQENLVSRLTTLSAFPLSEGDSYSVDVLSSSFQKRISLGSYAASFNSLPQSQKPRVLRIFNDGLLAGFVITEHEIISYAGTSFEQRTALPFKVIQTFDFMEAGQGTDAAIFLLDEHQNLYKVSTIYGRVVDVKTIDNVLKDFKTIVYVNGQRLALGKNGELLIQRHGIWHQHEAFLKTRFRLMSRPFYWASFLFEPRQTSQNSK
- a CDS encoding YgaP family membrane protein, whose translation is MRCNVALWDRILRFVFGVLLTAYAIAGGPFWAYIGLYGLVTSAWGLCPAYAFFRIRTLRDYHRSVPDEE
- a CDS encoding LTA synthase family protein; the protein is MFGPSYRPLKVFSLALVALVFYSFARAEFLIWNWALFKTKPFLDILWSFVVGLRFDIAGVLSVSAPILLLSFFPWPKNGNRAWMWVTGFFFCLLHVPFLVLNLVDTEFINFVGRRFSYDGLFIANEVPGKFWNFVASYWLLFLINTLLVIFFVITVVAVLRRTPKNLYWFKELSPGKKVKAGMGHALICLGCIALAVIGIRGGLQKKPVNFVSANVFTAPLLNNLVLNSTFTLIKSYGAQTLKQEKYFSDKEEMLSLLNGSLGPSHMEGKRPTQKQNIVIIMLESFGEEYLGPHNGKSYTPFLDRLSQNALVFRNGYANGRRSIEGVGAIMGGIPALMAEPFISSHFTSNYFLGLGTLLGQQGYSTSFFHGGHNGTMYFDSFMQSAGVEKYYGATEYNNPADDDGVWGIWDEPFLQWMVAKLDNQPQPFMTSVFTLTSHQPYKIPAQYRDKFPEGPIEILKAIEYTDYSLQKFFESAQKKSWYPNTLFVIMADHTSIHYRKEYENDIGSYRIPFILYHPTMTLPKVDTSMVVQQIDVPPTVLDFLNISPKDKNYLGSSIFVEGDKVAVNFIDGRYLLFARDAYMRWTPGHGEPQMYAITDLDSERELQGERKELLIRKLKAHIQYFNEGMWDNKLYYPAK
- the grxD gene encoding Grx4 family monothiol glutaredoxin, with translation MSTTHDKIKGILDQNKVVLFMKGTQQFPMCGFSARACAILQDIGVQFHDVNVLEDEEIRSGIKEFGNWPTIPQLYINQQLVGGSDIMMEMYQSGELQELLK
- a CDS encoding FAD-binding oxidoreductase, yielding MLPQAFSEIDFLAKDQIKTDEESLKYWGKDWTTYFDIKASAILFPRTADDVVKTVKWARKNKIALVPSGGRTGLSGSAVATQGEVVVSFDQMNKIKDFSPVDQSVVIEPGVVTEALQEFAHKQGLFYPVDFAATGSSQMGGNISTNAGGIKVVRYGLTRDWVIGLKVVTGTGELLELNNGLVKNATGYDLRHLFIGAEGTLGFIVEATIKLAPAPPPMKVLVMAVPGLDSVMKIFAEFKTKTSLVAFEMFSDKALAKVLENTGLAAPLETQSPFYVLAEVETRNEQDEEHALGVFEKCLEESWVTDGVISQSEVQAATFWRYREDISESLAKYSPYKNDIAVTISKVPNFMADLDKILASAYPTWEVVWFGHIGDGNLHINILRPPGMSKEEFVKECRKVDVMVFDAVKKNQGSISAEHGVGLTKKSFLNYTRSEAEIGFMRGIKKVFDPDNIMNPGKVI
- a CDS encoding BolA/IbaG family iron-sulfur metabolism protein; amino-acid sequence: MTPVQMKERLEQNYPDCKVEVYDLTGTQDHYEVFVESPVFAGLSRIQQHQHVMACFGPELKTGEVHALSIKTKIK